Proteins encoded by one window of Dyella humicola:
- the nusA gene encoding transcription termination factor NusA, producing MSKELLLVVDAVANEKGVPREVIFLAMEAALASAAKKRYPDEDSDIRVSIDRHTGDYETFRRWEVIADDGEMESPFHQVRLMDALDEREGSQIGEYIEQQIENAEFGRIAAQAAKQVIVQRVREAERQQVVDAFQERVGELVTGIVKRVERGNVYLDLGSNAEAFIPRDKTIPRESARVGDRVRGYLYEVRSEARGPQLFVSRAAPEFMIELFKLEVPEVGQGLVEIKGCARDPGDRAKIAVVAHDTRTDPIGACIGMRGSRVQAVSNELNGERVDIILWHENQAQYVINAMAPAEVQSIIMDEEKHSMDIAVAEDKLSQAIGRGGQNVRLASKLTGWQLNVMTQDQVAAKSEAEQESARQLFMDKLEVDQEIANILVQEGFSSVEEIAYVPSAELLAVEGFDEDIVEELRARARDALLTEALAVEEGIDEHQPSGEMLALPGMDEATAYALASREVVTVDDLADLAVDDLIDIEGMDEDRAAALIMAARAPMIARLEKGG from the coding sequence ATGAGCAAAGAACTTTTGCTGGTGGTTGACGCGGTTGCCAATGAAAAGGGCGTGCCGCGCGAAGTGATTTTCCTGGCGATGGAAGCGGCTCTCGCGTCCGCCGCCAAAAAGCGTTACCCGGACGAAGATTCAGACATCCGCGTGTCCATCGATCGCCATACCGGCGACTACGAGACGTTCCGTCGCTGGGAAGTCATCGCAGACGATGGTGAGATGGAGTCGCCGTTCCACCAGGTACGCCTGATGGACGCCCTGGACGAGCGTGAAGGCTCGCAGATCGGCGAATACATCGAGCAGCAGATCGAAAACGCCGAGTTCGGCCGTATCGCCGCGCAGGCTGCCAAGCAGGTCATCGTGCAGCGCGTACGCGAAGCCGAGCGCCAGCAGGTCGTCGATGCGTTCCAGGAGCGCGTGGGCGAGCTGGTCACCGGTATCGTCAAGCGCGTCGAGCGCGGCAATGTCTATCTGGACCTGGGCAGCAACGCCGAGGCCTTCATTCCGCGCGACAAGACGATTCCGCGCGAGTCGGCTCGCGTCGGCGACCGCGTCCGCGGCTACCTCTACGAGGTGCGCTCGGAGGCTCGCGGTCCGCAGCTGTTCGTGTCGCGCGCCGCACCGGAATTCATGATCGAGCTGTTCAAGCTCGAAGTGCCGGAAGTCGGCCAGGGCCTTGTGGAAATCAAGGGCTGCGCCCGCGATCCGGGCGACCGCGCCAAGATCGCGGTGGTCGCACACGACACACGCACCGATCCCATCGGCGCCTGCATCGGCATGCGCGGTTCGCGCGTCCAGGCGGTGTCCAACGAGCTCAATGGCGAACGCGTCGACATCATCCTGTGGCACGAGAACCAGGCCCAGTACGTCATCAATGCGATGGCGCCGGCAGAAGTCCAGTCCATCATCATGGACGAGGAAAAGCACTCCATGGACATCGCCGTGGCCGAGGACAAGTTGTCCCAGGCCATCGGTCGCGGTGGCCAGAACGTGCGCCTCGCCAGCAAGCTCACCGGCTGGCAGCTCAACGTGATGACCCAGGACCAGGTCGCCGCCAAGAGCGAGGCAGAGCAGGAATCCGCCCGCCAGCTGTTCATGGATAAGCTGGAAGTGGACCAGGAGATCGCCAACATCCTCGTTCAGGAAGGCTTCTCCAGTGTCGAAGAAATCGCCTATGTCCCCAGCGCCGAGCTGCTGGCCGTGGAAGGCTTCGACGAGGACATCGTCGAGGAACTCCGCGCCCGTGCCCGCGACGCGCTGCTGACCGAGGCACTGGCCGTGGAAGAAGGCATCGACGAACATCAGCCGTCGGGCGAGATGCTCGCCTTGCCAGGCATGGACGAGGCCACGGCATATGCGCTGGCTTCGCGTGAAGTGGTGACGGTGGACGATCTGGCCGATCTGGCGGTTGACGACCTGATCGATATTGAAGGCATGGACGAAGATCGCGCCGCGGCGCTGATCATGGCTGCACGTGCGCCGATGATCGCGCGTCTGGAGAAAGGTGGCTAA
- the infB gene encoding translation initiation factor IF-2, whose protein sequence is MSDVTIKQLAKVLGMPVDKLLGQLGEAGMKFSDPEQIISSTEKVKLLGFLRRTHGKSEVTTTEAEDSSPRQITLKRRKVSELKVATPGARGATAAKTVNVEVRAKRTYVKRSVIAEEANGDVEREDAVRKLHESQQEREHEEAARAEADRQRHEEAQLRAEEAQRQREAEEEQRRQQAEAEAAAHAKAQQAAQAGQVEEPAAESVAAPVVAESNQKPPVEKAPAVEAVQPPQRVDHSVFGMIVPTIHEPRRREKKVVITPAPVVAPVRPAAPVAAAPAPAPASGAPHRAGGNAPANAGASAPSANANANKPRHGRDRDEGPGGKRFAGGELHLSDADRARRSNKRGKPGKGSGREASRSGSSAAAGSHGFSRPTAPVVREVVVGDNNVVADLAQKMAVKGSEVVKALFKMGVMATINQTIDHDTAVLVIEELGHTAVAASENNAEATLAAHTQSAELEGEKKPRPPVVTIMGHVDHGKTSLLDFIRRTKVASGEAGGITQHIGAYHVETPKGVITFLDTPGHAAFTSMRARGAQSTDIVVLVVAADDGVMPQTAEAVQHARAAKVPLIVALNKMDKSDANPDHVKQGLGNLEVIPEEWGGDTPFVPVSAKTGMGIDALLDAISVQAEVMELRAVEDGPASGVVIESSLDRGRGPVATVLVQQGTLKRGDFVVCGIEYGRMRALIDESGKQVQEAGPSIPVQVLGLSGVPESGDDFVVVADERLAREVAAERHLKRRETRMVSKANRLEDIMAQMSQGVEQQTLNILVKADVQGSVQALRESLSQIGNENVKVNVIAAGVGGITESDATLAAASKALVIGFNVRADASARKVIDTSGLDVRYFSIIYDVIDQVKQAASGLLGKEVREEIIGVAQVREVFRSSKFGAVAGCMIIEGTVKRSKPIRVLRDNTVVFQGELESLRRFKELVDEVRNGMECGIAVKQYNDVKVGDQIECFERIEVARTL, encoded by the coding sequence ATGTCGGACGTTACAATTAAACAGCTAGCCAAGGTACTTGGCATGCCGGTGGACAAGCTGCTTGGTCAGCTTGGCGAGGCCGGTATGAAATTCTCCGATCCGGAGCAGATCATCAGCAGCACCGAAAAGGTGAAGCTGCTCGGATTCCTTCGCCGTACGCATGGCAAGAGCGAAGTCACCACGACTGAAGCGGAAGACAGCTCGCCGCGGCAGATCACGCTCAAGCGCCGCAAGGTCAGCGAACTCAAGGTCGCTACCCCGGGTGCCCGCGGTGCGACCGCCGCCAAGACGGTCAACGTCGAAGTGCGTGCGAAGCGTACCTACGTCAAGCGCAGCGTCATCGCCGAAGAGGCCAATGGTGACGTTGAGCGCGAAGACGCCGTGCGCAAACTGCATGAATCGCAGCAGGAGCGCGAGCACGAAGAAGCCGCGCGCGCCGAGGCCGATCGCCAGCGCCACGAAGAGGCCCAGCTGCGCGCCGAGGAAGCCCAGCGCCAACGGGAGGCCGAGGAAGAGCAGCGCCGCCAGCAGGCGGAGGCCGAGGCGGCTGCGCATGCCAAGGCGCAGCAAGCAGCCCAGGCCGGTCAGGTCGAAGAGCCTGCTGCGGAGTCTGTGGCTGCCCCGGTGGTCGCCGAATCGAATCAGAAGCCTCCCGTCGAGAAGGCTCCGGCCGTCGAGGCCGTCCAGCCGCCGCAGCGCGTCGATCACAGTGTGTTCGGCATGATCGTGCCGACCATCCATGAGCCGCGCCGTCGTGAAAAGAAGGTGGTGATCACGCCGGCCCCGGTGGTTGCGCCTGTGCGCCCGGCGGCGCCTGTCGCTGCGGCGCCGGCGCCCGCGCCAGCGTCTGGCGCGCCCCATCGCGCGGGCGGCAATGCACCTGCTAATGCGGGTGCCAGTGCCCCCAGTGCCAACGCCAATGCCAACAAGCCACGGCATGGGCGCGACCGCGACGAAGGCCCGGGCGGCAAGCGTTTCGCCGGTGGCGAACTGCATTTGAGCGATGCCGATCGTGCCCGCCGTTCCAACAAGCGTGGCAAGCCCGGCAAGGGTTCGGGTCGCGAAGCGTCGCGTAGCGGTTCGTCCGCGGCCGCCGGTTCCCACGGCTTCTCGCGCCCGACCGCACCGGTGGTGCGTGAGGTCGTCGTGGGCGACAACAATGTCGTCGCCGATCTCGCCCAGAAGATGGCCGTCAAGGGTTCGGAAGTGGTCAAGGCCCTGTTCAAGATGGGCGTCATGGCCACCATCAACCAGACCATCGACCACGACACGGCTGTGCTGGTGATCGAAGAGCTCGGCCATACGGCCGTTGCCGCGAGCGAGAACAACGCCGAGGCCACGCTGGCCGCTCACACGCAGAGCGCGGAGCTGGAAGGCGAGAAGAAGCCGCGTCCGCCGGTGGTCACCATCATGGGCCACGTCGACCACGGCAAGACCTCGTTGCTCGACTTCATCCGCCGCACCAAGGTCGCCTCGGGCGAAGCGGGCGGCATTACCCAGCACATCGGTGCGTACCACGTGGAAACGCCGAAGGGCGTCATCACCTTCCTGGATACCCCAGGCCACGCGGCGTTTACCTCGATGCGTGCACGCGGCGCCCAGTCCACCGATATCGTGGTGCTGGTCGTTGCAGCGGACGACGGCGTGATGCCTCAGACGGCGGAGGCCGTGCAGCATGCGCGCGCCGCTAAGGTGCCGCTGATTGTCGCGCTCAACAAGATGGACAAGTCCGACGCCAATCCGGACCACGTCAAGCAGGGTCTCGGCAACCTGGAAGTGATTCCGGAAGAATGGGGTGGCGACACGCCGTTCGTGCCGGTATCGGCCAAGACCGGCATGGGTATCGACGCCCTGTTGGACGCCATTTCGGTGCAGGCCGAAGTGATGGAATTGAGGGCGGTCGAAGACGGCCCGGCGTCCGGCGTGGTGATCGAATCCAGTCTGGATCGCGGTCGCGGCCCGGTAGCTACGGTGTTGGTGCAGCAGGGCACGCTCAAGCGCGGCGACTTCGTCGTGTGCGGCATCGAATACGGCCGCATGCGTGCGTTGATCGATGAAAGCGGCAAGCAGGTGCAGGAAGCCGGTCCGTCGATTCCGGTGCAGGTGCTGGGTCTTTCCGGCGTGCCGGAATCCGGCGACGACTTCGTGGTCGTGGCCGACGAGCGCCTCGCCCGCGAAGTGGCGGCCGAGCGTCACCTCAAGCGCCGCGAGACGCGCATGGTCAGCAAGGCCAACCGCCTTGAGGACATCATGGCCCAGATGAGTCAGGGTGTTGAGCAGCAGACGCTCAATATCCTGGTCAAGGCCGACGTGCAGGGTTCGGTGCAGGCACTGCGCGAGTCGCTCAGCCAGATCGGCAACGAGAACGTGAAGGTCAACGTGATCGCGGCCGGCGTCGGCGGCATCACCGAGTCCGACGCCACCCTGGCGGCTGCCTCCAAGGCCCTGGTCATTGGCTTCAACGTGCGTGCCGATGCCTCGGCCCGCAAGGTGATCGACACCTCCGGTCTGGACGTGCGCTACTTCTCGATCATTTACGACGTGATCGACCAGGTGAAGCAAGCCGCTTCCGGTTTGCTGGGCAAGGAAGTGCGCGAAGAGATCATCGGCGTGGCGCAGGTTCGCGAAGTGTTCCGCAGCTCCAAGTTCGGTGCGGTCGCGGGCTGCATGATCATCGAAGGCACGGTCAAGCGCAGCAAGCCGATCCGCGTGTTGCGCGACAACACCGTGGTCTTCCAGGGCGAACTGGAATCGTTGCGCCGCTTCAAGGAACTGGTCGACGAAGTGCGTAACGGCATGGAGTGCGGTATCGCCGTGAAGCAGTACAACGACGTCAAGGTCGGCGATCAGATCGAATGCTTCGAGCGCATCGAGGTGGCCCGCACGCTGTAA
- the rbfA gene encoding 30S ribosome-binding factor RbfA, translated as MPSRDFKRTDRVGAELRRELALLVHAAVRDHGLPSVSVSDVEVTRDLDWATVWVTALQPERSTEAMKALKELAIEFRRELSRSMRLRRVPELRFKYDDSVDKGERIDSLLRQESARAAGAGEESAGDE; from the coding sequence ATGCCTTCACGCGATTTCAAGCGTACCGACCGCGTCGGTGCCGAACTGCGCCGCGAACTGGCCTTGCTGGTCCATGCTGCCGTGCGCGACCACGGCCTGCCCTCGGTCAGCGTGTCGGATGTGGAGGTCACCCGCGATCTCGACTGGGCCACGGTGTGGGTCACCGCCCTGCAGCCGGAGCGTTCCACCGAGGCGATGAAGGCGCTCAAGGAGCTGGCCATCGAATTTCGTCGTGAACTGTCGCGCAGCATGCGCCTGCGTCGAGTGCCCGAGCTGCGTTTCAAGTACGACGATTCAGTCGACAAGGGCGAGCGCATCGACAGCCTGCTGCGCCAGGAAAGTGCGCGCGCTGCCGGTGCCGGCGAGGAAAGTGCCGGGGACGAATGA
- the truB gene encoding tRNA pseudouridine(55) synthase TruB — protein MSRVRIKGIRFRELHGIVLLDKPLGLSSNQALQAVRKGIFRAEKGGHTGALDPLASGLLPLCFGEATKLAGMLLGSRKAYLAECRLGVTTTTADLEGEIVLERPVPDLSDDAIEQALAKLRGRITQVPPAYSAIKQDGERLYVKARRGEAVDIPAREVEVYRLDLVSRSENSLTLYVECGSGTYVRSLAVDLGEDLGCGAHLVALRRLWVEPFREPAMVTLEQLHAAAAQGDEALLPLLLPVSAGLAGLPALHLDAERTLAVSQGQQIPLDPSMTGQLSLYAEDGRLLALGEAMAGKLHIVRGFNLPSPGANSIQR, from the coding sequence ATGAGCCGAGTTCGAATAAAAGGCATACGTTTCCGTGAGCTGCACGGCATCGTGCTGCTGGACAAGCCGCTGGGCCTGAGCTCCAACCAGGCGCTGCAGGCTGTGCGCAAAGGTATTTTTCGGGCGGAGAAGGGCGGCCATACCGGCGCGCTTGATCCGTTGGCCAGTGGCTTGCTGCCGCTGTGCTTTGGCGAGGCCACCAAGCTCGCCGGCATGCTGCTGGGCTCGCGCAAGGCCTATCTGGCCGAATGCCGTTTAGGCGTGACGACCACCACGGCGGATCTTGAGGGCGAGATCGTGCTTGAGCGGCCGGTGCCTGATTTGAGCGACGATGCCATCGAGCAGGCCCTGGCCAAACTGCGTGGCCGCATCACCCAGGTGCCACCGGCGTATTCGGCCATCAAGCAGGATGGTGAGCGGCTTTACGTCAAGGCGCGGCGCGGTGAAGCGGTGGACATCCCGGCTCGTGAGGTCGAGGTCTATCGACTTGATCTGGTGTCCCGAAGCGAAAACAGCCTGACCTTATACGTGGAGTGCGGCTCGGGCACCTATGTGCGCAGTCTGGCCGTGGATCTAGGCGAGGATCTGGGCTGCGGTGCTCATCTGGTGGCTTTGCGGCGCTTGTGGGTGGAGCCGTTCAGGGAGCCGGCCATGGTGACGCTGGAGCAGCTGCACGCTGCCGCAGCGCAAGGCGATGAGGCCTTGCTGCCCCTGTTGCTGCCGGTTTCAGCTGGCTTGGCTGGGCTGCCCGCGCTGCATCTGGATGCCGAGCGCACGCTTGCCGTCTCACAGGGGCAGCAGATTCCGCTGGATCCGTCCATGACGGGGCAGCTCTCGCTCTACGCCGAGGACGGGCGCCTGCTAGCCCTGGGCGAGGCGATGGCCGGAAAGCTGCACATTGTGCGTGGTTTCAACCTGCCGTCGCCCGGTGCAAATAGCATTCAACGATGA
- the rpsO gene encoding 30S ribosomal protein S15, with amino-acid sequence MSLTVEQTSKIIADFGRVPNDTGSPEVQVALLSARIDHLTGHFKEHKQDHHSRRGLLQLVNRRKSLLSYLKDRDLARYQTLIERLGLRR; translated from the coding sequence ATGTCCCTCACCGTTGAACAGACCAGCAAGATCATTGCTGATTTCGGCCGCGTGCCGAACGACACCGGTTCCCCGGAAGTCCAGGTGGCCTTGCTGTCGGCCCGTATTGACCACCTCACCGGTCATTTCAAAGAGCACAAGCAGGATCATCATTCCCGCCGTGGCTTGCTGCAGCTGGTAAACCGCCGCAAGAGCCTGCTTTCGTACCTGAAAGATCGCGACCTGGCTCGCTATCAGACCCTGATTGAGCGCCTCGGCCTGCGCCGTTAA
- the pnp gene encoding polyribonucleotide nucleotidyltransferase: MAKVTKSFQYGNHEVTLETGEIARQASGAVMVSMGGTVVLVTVVAASKAKEGQDFFPLTVDYVEKFYSAGRIPGGFFKREGRPTEKETLTSRLIDRPVRPLFPEEFKNEVQVIAQVVSLNPEIDGDIPALLGASAALSLAGIPFKGPIAAARVGYADGKYLLNPTAAELKTSALDLVVAGTSNAVLMVESEAKLLSEDVMLGAVVFGHQQMQTAIRAIAELASEAAKPSWDWQPPARNESLIAALKGAVGSKLEEAFQVRDKLQRRDAISAIKSDTLDSLKGEAEQKGWAVAELAKEFAELEYHTMRDSVLKTKVRIDGRNLDDVRPITVRVGVLPRTHGSALFTRGETQALVVTTLGTTRDAQIIDAPEGESKDAFLFHYNFPPFSVGEAGRFGAPKRREIGHGRLAKRGVQAVKPTVEEFPYVIRVVSEITESNGSSSMASVCGSSLAMMDAGVPLKSPVAGIAMGLVKEGNDFVVLSDILGDEDHLGDMDFKVAGSADGISALQMDIKIDGITEEIMRTALAQAKQGRLHILGEMAKVITTARSEMSEYAPRLLTIKIHPDKIREVIGKGGATIRSITEETGTTIDITDDGTVVIASVNREAANAAKARIEQIVSDVEPGRIYEGKVAKLMDFGAFVTIMPGKDGLVHVSQISSERVEKVSDKLKEGDIVKVKVLEVDKQGRIRLSMKAVAEDEGANA; encoded by the coding sequence GTGGCGAAAGTAACCAAGTCATTCCAGTACGGTAATCACGAAGTCACGCTGGAGACGGGCGAAATTGCCCGCCAGGCTTCCGGTGCCGTTATGGTCAGCATGGGTGGTACCGTGGTGCTCGTCACCGTGGTGGCCGCGTCCAAGGCGAAAGAGGGGCAGGACTTCTTCCCGCTCACCGTCGACTACGTCGAGAAGTTCTACTCCGCCGGTCGCATCCCGGGTGGCTTCTTCAAGCGCGAAGGCCGCCCGACCGAGAAGGAGACGCTCACCTCGCGTCTGATCGATCGTCCGGTGCGCCCGCTGTTCCCGGAAGAGTTCAAGAACGAAGTGCAGGTCATCGCACAGGTCGTCTCCTTGAATCCCGAGATCGACGGCGACATCCCGGCCTTGCTGGGTGCTTCCGCTGCGCTCAGCCTCGCCGGTATCCCGTTCAAGGGCCCGATCGCCGCTGCCCGCGTCGGCTACGCCGATGGCAAGTACCTGCTTAATCCGACTGCCGCCGAGCTGAAGACCTCGGCGCTGGATCTGGTCGTTGCCGGTACCTCCAACGCCGTGCTGATGGTGGAATCCGAAGCCAAGCTACTGTCCGAAGACGTCATGCTCGGCGCGGTGGTGTTCGGTCACCAGCAGATGCAGACCGCGATCCGCGCGATCGCCGAGCTCGCCAGCGAAGCGGCCAAGCCGTCGTGGGACTGGCAGCCGCCGGCCCGTAACGAGTCGCTGATTGCCGCGCTGAAGGGCGCCGTCGGCAGCAAGCTGGAAGAGGCTTTCCAGGTGCGCGACAAGCTGCAGCGCCGCGACGCGATCTCCGCGATCAAGTCCGATACGCTGGACTCGCTCAAGGGCGAGGCCGAGCAGAAGGGTTGGGCTGTGGCTGAGCTGGCGAAGGAATTCGCCGAACTCGAATACCACACCATGCGCGACAGCGTGCTGAAGACCAAGGTGCGTATCGACGGCCGTAACCTGGACGACGTTCGCCCGATCACCGTGCGCGTCGGCGTGTTGCCGCGTACCCACGGTTCGGCGTTGTTCACCCGCGGTGAAACGCAGGCGCTGGTCGTGACCACGCTGGGCACCACCCGCGATGCGCAGATCATCGACGCGCCGGAAGGCGAGTCGAAGGACGCCTTCCTGTTCCATTACAACTTCCCGCCGTTCTCGGTGGGTGAAGCTGGCCGCTTCGGCGCGCCGAAGCGTCGCGAAATCGGCCACGGCCGTCTCGCCAAGCGCGGCGTGCAGGCAGTGAAGCCGACGGTCGAGGAATTCCCGTACGTGATCCGCGTGGTCTCCGAGATCACCGAGTCCAACGGCTCCTCGTCGATGGCGTCGGTGTGCGGCTCCTCGCTGGCCATGATGGACGCGGGCGTTCCGCTGAAGTCGCCGGTGGCCGGTATCGCCATGGGTCTGGTCAAGGAAGGCAACGACTTCGTCGTGCTGTCCGACATCCTGGGTGATGAAGATCACCTGGGCGACATGGACTTCAAGGTGGCTGGTAGCGCCGACGGTATCTCCGCGCTGCAGATGGACATCAAGATCGACGGTATCACCGAAGAGATCATGCGTACCGCGCTGGCCCAGGCCAAGCAGGGTCGTCTGCATATCCTCGGCGAGATGGCCAAGGTCATCACCACCGCACGTTCGGAGATGAGCGAGTATGCCCCGCGCCTGCTCACCATCAAGATCCACCCGGACAAGATCCGCGAAGTCATCGGCAAGGGCGGCGCCACCATCCGCTCGATCACCGAAGAGACCGGCACCACCATCGACATCACCGATGACGGTACCGTGGTCATCGCTTCGGTCAATCGTGAGGCGGCCAACGCCGCCAAGGCACGCATCGAGCAGATCGTGTCCGACGTCGAGCCGGGCCGAATCTACGAGGGCAAGGTCGCCAAGCTGATGGACTTTGGTGCGTTCGTCACCATCATGCCGGGCAAGGACGGCCTCGTGCACGTCTCGCAGATTTCCAGCGAGCGCGTGGAGAAGGTCTCCGACAAGCTGAAGGAAGGCGATATCGTCAAGGTCAAGGTGCTGGAAGTGGACAAGCAGGGCCGTATTCGCCTGTCCATGAAGGCCGTAGCCGAGGACGAAGGCGCCAACGCCTAA
- a CDS encoding poly(R)-hydroxyalkanoic acid synthase subunit PhaE — MADQASDLLKDYQAMAKQSWDSWTRYLQQQMGGTSPFAHAASMPHVGSGQDLLARSMDALKGYGEWLQGAANSGLGQGGGDWQQSLNQMFAGFGGQPFAHAFASIDSESARSFTQLWQSWMQATQAGAGGHAFDVEHMAAFGYTRERQLHQQAMAAAMRDYLEWAGKYQALIQRANTEGLERLKVKLADLGDSKQQVDSLKGLYDLWVDGAEEAYAQIALSDEFRHVYGSMTNAQSRLRLLQQEQLDALCRELGMPTRSEVTALGKRLQELRREVRATASTAGSDEVSALRAEVAALKRQLAAKPAAEKVVAKKPVAKQSPARSSKRSSEDEVVRRSSKPAAAVVARKSVVRGATRTRK, encoded by the coding sequence ATGGCCGACCAGGCAAGTGATTTGTTGAAGGATTACCAGGCGATGGCAAAGCAATCCTGGGACTCCTGGACTCGATACCTGCAGCAGCAAATGGGTGGAACGTCACCTTTTGCGCATGCCGCTTCCATGCCGCACGTCGGCAGCGGTCAAGATTTGCTCGCCCGCAGCATGGACGCCCTCAAGGGTTACGGTGAATGGTTGCAAGGGGCGGCCAACAGCGGCCTGGGGCAGGGGGGCGGCGACTGGCAGCAGTCGCTGAATCAGATGTTCGCCGGTTTTGGCGGCCAGCCGTTCGCCCATGCATTCGCCAGTATCGATAGCGAGTCGGCTCGCAGCTTCACGCAGCTCTGGCAGTCCTGGATGCAGGCGACTCAGGCCGGCGCGGGAGGCCATGCCTTCGACGTCGAACATATGGCCGCCTTCGGCTATACGCGCGAGCGTCAGCTACACCAGCAAGCCATGGCTGCGGCGATGCGCGACTATCTCGAATGGGCCGGCAAGTACCAGGCCCTGATCCAGCGCGCCAATACCGAAGGCCTTGAGCGTCTGAAGGTCAAGCTTGCCGATCTCGGCGATTCGAAGCAGCAGGTCGATTCCCTCAAGGGGCTCTATGACCTGTGGGTCGATGGTGCGGAAGAAGCCTATGCCCAGATCGCACTGTCGGACGAGTTCCGTCACGTCTACGGATCGATGACCAATGCCCAGAGTCGCCTGCGTCTGTTGCAGCAAGAACAGCTCGATGCGCTTTGCCGCGAATTGGGCATGCCCACGCGCAGTGAGGTCACTGCCCTGGGCAAGCGCCTGCAGGAGCTGCGCCGCGAGGTACGTGCCACGGCGTCGACCGCCGGGTCCGATGAAGTCTCCGCACTGCGCGCCGAAGTCGCCGCACTGAAGCGTCAGCTCGCTGCCAAGCCCGCGGCGGAAAAAGTCGTCGCCAAGAAGCCTGTCGCAAAGCAGTCACCGGCGCGCAGCAGCAAGCGCAGCTCCGAAGACGAGGTGGTCCGTCGCAGCAGCAAGCCAGCGGCGGCCGTCGTTGCCCGCAAGTCCGTCGTGCGCGGTGCCACGCGCACGCGCAAGTAA
- the phaC gene encoding class III poly(R)-hydroxyalkanoic acid synthase subunit PhaC, with amino-acid sequence MFPPVRLDPAALMGEISAFQRKLSAGLANLAHQQEPEYANTPREAVYREDKLTVWHMKGQGKPTATTPTLIVYALVNTVWMTDLQADRSLVRNLLEQGEDIYLLDWGYPDAADRWLGLDDYINGYLDRCVDAVRKHAAVGAVNLLGICQGGTFSLCYAAIQPEKVKNLVTMVTPVDFQTPDNMLSHWSRELDVDLFVDTMGNIPAELLNWVYLTLKPVRLNQQKYVGLVDVLDNPKELTNFLRMERWIFDSPDQAGEAFREFIKDFYQQNKLIKGEVVIGGKPVDLGLITQPVLNIFAEQDHLVPPDASRALGRHVGTTDYTQLAFKGGHIGIYVSGRAQREVPPAIHQWLSTRN; translated from the coding sequence ATGTTTCCTCCCGTACGCCTCGACCCCGCCGCGCTGATGGGCGAAATCTCGGCCTTCCAGCGCAAGCTGAGTGCTGGCCTGGCCAATCTCGCGCACCAGCAAGAGCCCGAATACGCCAATACGCCGCGTGAAGCCGTGTACCGTGAAGACAAACTCACGGTCTGGCACATGAAGGGGCAAGGCAAGCCAACGGCAACGACACCGACGCTGATCGTCTATGCGCTGGTGAACACCGTGTGGATGACCGACCTGCAGGCCGACCGATCGCTGGTGCGCAACCTGCTCGAGCAGGGCGAGGACATTTATCTGCTTGACTGGGGTTATCCCGACGCTGCGGATCGCTGGCTGGGTCTGGATGACTACATCAACGGCTATCTCGATCGCTGTGTCGATGCCGTGCGCAAGCACGCTGCGGTCGGCGCAGTGAACTTGCTCGGTATTTGCCAGGGTGGCACGTTCTCGCTGTGCTACGCGGCGATTCAACCGGAGAAGGTCAAGAACCTCGTCACCATGGTGACGCCGGTGGATTTCCAGACGCCGGACAACATGCTGTCGCATTGGTCGCGCGAGCTGGATGTGGACCTGTTCGTCGACACCATGGGAAATATCCCGGCCGAACTGCTCAACTGGGTTTACTTGACGCTCAAGCCGGTTCGATTGAACCAGCAAAAATACGTAGGCCTCGTCGATGTGCTCGACAACCCGAAAGAGCTGACGAATTTCCTGCGGATGGAACGATGGATCTTCGATTCTCCGGATCAGGCGGGCGAGGCGTTTCGCGAATTCATCAAGGACTTCTATCAGCAGAACAAGCTGATCAAGGGTGAAGTGGTGATTGGCGGCAAGCCGGTGGATCTTGGCCTGATCACCCAGCCGGTGCTGAATATCTTTGCTGAGCAGGATCACCTCGTACCGCCGGATGCATCGCGCGCACTGGGCCGCCATGTCGGCACGACCGATTACACCCAGCTCGCTTTCAAGGGCGGGCATATCGGCATCTACGTGTCCGGGCGCGCGCAGCGCGAAGTGCCCCCAGCGATCCATCAATGGCTCAGTACACGAAACTGA
- a CDS encoding PspC domain-containing protein yields MDKRLYRSRSDRKIAGVCGGIAEHFGWDPTLVRLGWVLLTLMGGSGVLIYLILWLVMPEAP; encoded by the coding sequence ATGGACAAGCGCCTTTATCGTTCACGCAGCGACCGGAAGATTGCGGGTGTCTGCGGCGGTATCGCCGAACACTTTGGCTGGGACCCCACGCTGGTCCGCCTCGGCTGGGTCCTGCTCACTCTGATGGGTGGTTCCGGTGTCTTGATCTATCTGATTCTTTGGCTGGTCATGCCTGAAGCACCCTGA